In Rutidosis leptorrhynchoides isolate AG116_Rl617_1_P2 chromosome 2, CSIRO_AGI_Rlap_v1, whole genome shotgun sequence, one genomic interval encodes:
- the LOC139889439 gene encoding uncharacterized protein: protein MRLQHESTSTSSRDSIERFSKWLLDVGNGNIGEPDIEDPFNSSWINIPEEYRIKDDENGIQSLISFIYNPEMLINPTALELQSAAIVFLKNDDADMINNVIVSTIQKSNKTYYSNDEAKPYGNDRGESEVLYPNEYLNTLNFPGVHPHELQLKLGIPVILLRNLNLSGGLCNGTRMIVT, encoded by the coding sequence ATGAGGTTGCAACATGAAAGCACATCAACAAGTTCAAGAGACAGCATCGAACGGTTTTCTAAGTGGTTacttgatgtaggaaatggaaacaTAGGAGAACCGGATATAGAAGATCCATTCAACTCCTCATGGATAAACATACCTGAGGAGTACCGAATAAAAGACGACGAAAATGGGATTCAAAGTTTGATATCTTTTATATACAACCCTGAAATGCTCATAAATCCTACCGCCTTAGAACTACAATCAGCAGCAATCGTTTTTCTGAAAAATGACGATGCTGACATGATTAATAATGTCATTGTGAGCACAATTCAGAAATCGAACAAAACATACTACAGCAACGATGAGGCAAAACCCTACGGGAATGACCGTGGAGAGTCTGAAGTTCTGTACCCAAACGAGTACCTAAATACACTGAACTTTCCAGGTGTCCATCCACATGAGTTACAATTGAAACTTGGCATTCCCGTTATCTTGCTCAGAAATCTCAATCTCAGTGGTGGACTATGTAATGGAACTCGAATGATTGTCACATAG
- the LOC139889440 gene encoding uncharacterized protein yields MYGFSIHHREPAVQLLAVHLEHQQLLRFRSQQRLEYIVNNTYSKKTTLTEWLEYNRRYSEGHHLTYLDFPKEFVWSDKDRCWTRRRNLNKPLVGRLTYMHPTTGEVFYLRMLLCHQRGCKAFEEIRVVGGTQHSNYRSACEGLGLLGNDREWTAALQEASASATSAQLRSLFVHMLMFCEVTSPLRLWNENWELMADDIPLRAAVSLYIDNLHVNDTELRQYVLCEIEVILNSYNKSITDFGLPPLSENLLRKLNNKLIMEECNYDRQALRTEFEGMIWKMNEKQKFIYDLIVNASVQKKLELIFVYGFGGTGKIVLAFASSGIASLLLPAGRTAQSRFKLPIDLTDETVCNIKKNTHLGNLLKETELIVWDEAPMNDKKCFESLDRTLRDILDCDSLPFGGKSIILGGDFRQTMPVKKRV; encoded by the exons ATGTACGGGTTTTCTATACATCATAGAGAACCAGCGGTACAACTTTTAGCTGTTCACTTAGAGCACCAGCAACTCTTACGTTTTCGTTCACAACAACGGTTGGAATATATAGTAAACAACACATATTCTAAGAAAACTACATTGACTGAATGGTTGGAGTATAATAGAAGATATTCAGAAGGTCATCATTTAACCTATCTTGACTTTCCAAAGGAGTTTGTTTGGTCAGATAAGGATAGATGTTGGACTCGCAGGCGGAATCTGAATAAGCCGTTAGTAGGAAGGCTAACATACATGCATCCAACTACCGGTGAAGTTTTTTATTTAAGAATGTTGTTATGTCACCAAAGGGGTTGTAAGGCGTTTGAAGAAATAAGAGTTGTAGGCGGAACACAACATTCAAATTATCGTTCGGCCTGTGAAGGTCTTGGTTTGTTGGGGAACGACAGGGAATGGACAGCAGCACTACAGGAAGCAAGTGCATCTGCTACAAGTGCACAACTCCGATCATTGTTTGTTCACATGCTTATGTTTTGTGAAGTTACGAGCCCACTCCGATTATGGAATGAAAATTGGGAGCTTATGGCTGATGATATTCCTTTGAGGGCTGCAGTTTCTTTATATATCGACAATTTACATGTCAATGATACGGAATTAAGACAGTATGTCTTATGTGAGATCGAAGTGATATTAAATAGTTATAACAAATCTATAACAGATTTCGGTTTGCCTCCGCTGTCAGAAAATCTATTGCGCAAACTGAACAACAAACTAATAATGGAGGAATGCAATTATGATCGTCAGGCGCTGCGAACTGAATTCGAAGGGATGATTTGGAAAATGAACGAAAAACAGAAATTCATTTACGATCTAATAGTTAATGCATCAGTTCAAAAGAAACTAGAATTAATTTTCGTATATGGTTTCGGGGGCACAG GGAAAATTGTCCTAGCATTTGCTTCTTCTGGTATCGCATCGTTGTTACTACCTGCTGGCAGAACCGCGCAATCGAGGTTCAAATTACCTATTGATTTAACCGATGAAACGGTTTGCAACATTAAAAAGAATACTCATCTAGGTAATTTACTTAAGGAAACAGAATTGATCGTATGGGATGAGGCTCCGATGAATGACAAAAAATGTTTTGAATCACTTGATAGAACTTTAAGAGACATACTTGATTGTGATTCTTTACCATTTGGAGGTAAATCAATCATACTCGGAGGAGACTTCAGGCAAACTATGCCAGTTAAAAAAAGGGTTTGA